The DNA region TTTTCAAATAAGAATGTCTTTACTTTTTTAGTCTGATTACAAACGGCTCTAAAAAGACGGTCATCAACAATCTTGCGTGGTATGAGCTCTCTTACTGCACCTTTGTTACTACCACCGTGATATTTTATCTTGATCACTTCACCACTTTTAATGGCCTCTTCAATTCTCTTCGTAACTGACATATTCACTCCCTTGTTGTTTTTCTATATTCGGAGAGTGAAACAGAGTGATTGAGTCAATTTATCTTAATGTGGATAGAATTCCGTATAGTACAAAGTCAGAGCTTGTTTCATAGTATGAAATAGCTCGACCTACAAAGGCCAGAAACTCACGTCCAGAAGCTCCACGAGTCTCGTACTTGTGTAAGGTCTTGATTGAGACTTGGAGATCATACGCAGCTTCTTTAATTGTGATTCTTCTTTTTTCTCTAAGATGCCTCAATCGAATGGCAGTTTGAGTTGGGCAGTACTTCATTGAGAACTATTTTAGCCCAAGAAGATCAAGGAAACTTAATTAATCAACAAAATAATTTCTACATTCCGTAGAAAATTAAATTGTCACTTTTTTGATCAATTTCCAAAGCTCTACTTCATAAAATTCACATAGAGTTCTTAAATATGACAAAGAGACTTGTTTCTCTCCAAGTTCTATTGCGGAAAGATAGCTGATTGAAATTCCAGAGTAATCTGAAACTTGTTTTAAAGTGAAATTATTTTTACTGCGAAGCTTTTTTAATTCGGTCCCGAGCAAAATAAAAAAGTCATTATCGTTCATTAATTTATGATTTTACGTTTAAAAAATAGACAAATTCCTCTCTCAGAGGAATTGTGCATACGAAAGTTTTTCTTAAGTTCTATTCGGCAACTGATAAGATTTATTCACAGTTGAATATTGCGTTGAAGGAGAAGAAGGAAGATGAAAACCATTTTACTAGTTGATGATGAAGCGTTTATTAGAAAACTCATGAGGGAAGAAATTGAAGAACGATTCAAAGTTAACATCAAAGAGTTCGATTGCTTAAAGAAGGCCCTACTCTACTCAAAAAACAAAAGGCCTGATCTGATAATTACAGATTACAAATTTGAAAACTCAGATCTATTAGATGCAATTGAGCACAACGGAAAACCAGATTGCGAAATGGTTTTATTTACAGCAATGGGAATTTCAGATGTAAAAATAAAGGAGATTGGATTTAGCTTCACTGCTACGAAGCCATCTTTTCACAAGATGATTACTTTCTTAGGTACGGTCTGTACTAGTCACCAGAAGCTTTGCTCTTAGCTTTAACTTCTTTTGAAACATTCACAGGATCATCGTCTCTGGCCCAGTGTGCACGAACAAAGAATTTACCGGCCTTAGTGTACATATTTTCAAGGGCGATGATTCTGGCCCTATTATTTAAAGTCTCATTTCTAGTTAAGTAAGAGAACATTTCATCTTCATCATCAGGATCAATTGCGTGAGGATCTCTCAGGGCAAGATCAACAAGCTCAGCAATTCTCTGCTCAACTTCAAGAGCATTAGATAGTTCACGCAAATAGTTCGGCAAAATGAGTTCTTGGATATCAACTGAAGAGATACTGTTGCTCGCATGAACAGCTTCATTCCTTTTTTCCCTAAAGTCGTCTGAGTCAAGCAGTTTTGCAACAGGTACTTCAAGAATGCTCGATAGACTTTCTAAAATTTCAGCAGAAGGAAAGCTAACGCAATTTTCATAACTTCTAATAGTAGAATGCGAGACATCACAAGCTTCTGCGAGAGAGGCTTGCGTAAATTTCCCCTTCCTGAGGGCTTTTAAATTTCGTGAAAATGTCTTTTTTACATTCATAATGTAAGTTTAACCCATTAAAAACATTGTAAAATACAATTTAAATGTATTAACCTATTGCTCAATATACATTCTGCTTGTATGTTAATTTCATGAGTACACGAAACAGTAGAGCTACAAACGTAGCACTTTTTAAAGAATTGGTTGGGAAGCGCGAGTACGGAGAGTCCTATTTGGCGATTGGCACAGGACTCGCTCCTTCCACGATTACTAGAATTTTGCATGGAGGCCATGTTCCTGGAAAGCAGACTAGGAAACTTATTTGTCTCTATTTTAAAGTTAGCGAGGACCAGCTTTTCCCACTTTCTACAACTCAGGGGGAAGCTGCCTAGCTTACTTAATAATTGAAGAACATATTTTGCATTTACTACTTGTAAAACTTTCATAAAGCCATTTAAGCAAATCTTTATGAAGCAAATATAAAAACAAAGTTTGGATAAAAAATTAATGACACGAATTTCAGCAATAGAAGAAGTTTTTCTTTTAAGGCATTCGTGTAACTAAAATTTAAAAGAGGGGAAGTTTCTTAAAGTCGAAAGGTCCTGGTAATGGGTTACCTTCTTTCATTCGAATTGATTCCAATGATTGAAGACCTAAAACCATTTCCAGTTCCGCAGCTTAAACTTCTAGAGGTATTAAAGTAACCTGTCTCTACAGCTTGAATCAGTGCTACTAACACATCGACAAGACAGTAGAACCTGCAATTGCATTAACCTCTATTTATTCCCTCAAAAACCCAAAAGATGCAGACCGCTTTGGTTAGTAGCCTAGCTAGGACTTAAGATTGGGTAAGTCAACATGCCGTTCAAGAAGTACCTCCTTGTTCAGGTTATTAACTTAGGCGGAATGTATGGGTAAATAGAATATTTTGAAACTTAAATTGGACGTATTTGTAAATATTTTATGCGCTACAGAATTTTAAAAGGATTTTAATGGATTTAGTTCACCCAGAACAAATTTCAGCATGGATCTTGGAAGGCCTTAAATCGCAAAGCTGGTCTAAAGAGATCCTTGCTAAAAAGTCTGGTCTAAAACTAACTGACATTAAAAAAATAATTGATTGTTCACTCGTTCCCAACAATGAGCATTTGATTCGATTGGCAAAGGCCTTCGAATCAAAGCTTGTTGTGAAAAAAATCACTGATGAGAACAGAGAGATAAATCGATTACACGAACGTGTTGAAAAGCTTGAAGAGGTGATTTCATTTCTTCACTCAGAGCGAGACAGGTTAATTGACCTGGTTAAACTTGCAACAGAAGTTGGTGGTCTTAAGGATGATGAGCGGTTTAATTCACCTGGAGTAAAAAGAGAAAGAGATGAATCCAAAAACGATACCACGAAAAGAGTTAGTCATAAGACTTCAAAAAAGAGTGAACGAACTAGAAGAAAAACAACAAAAGAACCCGTGCCTTGCTACGGAGAAGTTCTTTACTTCAATTTTAATGCTGAACAAGATCATGCTAATGGGGATGAAATAGGAGTTAAAAATGCAAATTAAAGAAAAATATCAACACAAATACGTTGCTCAATTAATTAAATCAAAAAGAGAGCTCAATGAAATAAGCCAGAGTCAATTATCAACAACACTTGGATACAAGAATGGGCAATTTATTTCAAATGTAGAGAGAGGGATTTGTGCGCTTCCAATAAAGCACCATGTTGGAGTATGCACCTTCTTGGATATTGAGCCAGGTGAACTAAAGGCCGCAACAGTTGCAGACTTTGAAGAACAATATGAACACAAAATAGCACATAGCTAATTAGATAAATTTTTACCAACAACAACTAGCTGTCCTCCCCTTTTTTAAGGGGAAGGGATTCGTACATTTAAAAGGGAACAAAATGTCATCACAAGGATGGGTAAAAATTCATAGGGCGATTCGTGACAATTGGATTTGGACGGAAAAACCTTTCTCAAAAGGGCAAGCGTGGATTGACCTGGTAATTAATGCGAACTTTAAGCCGAATGAATTTGTCTTAAAAAACCACCTCTATATTTTAGAGAGGGGTCAACAAGCTCGTTCTGCAAAGACTCTTTCTGAGACTTGGGGATGGTCTCGTGGGAAAGTGCAGCGTTTTTTGAAAACTCTAAAAATGAGACATCAGATAGAAGTAGAAACGGACACACGCACAACTGTTATAACTATCTTAAATTATTCAGAATATCAGAGTACTGAAAAGCAGAGTGATACAACACTCGATACAGCGACAGAACAACAGACGGACATCGGACGAGCAACAGACGAGCATCAAACGAGCACAAACAAGAATGATAAGAAAGAAAAGAATGAAAAAAATGAAAAGAAAAATTCTCTCACAAAAGCTCTTTTGGAATTGGAGAAAGGGAAGTTTCAATCTGACTCAGGGTTAAAGCTAGATGCTGTTATCAAGCTTTGGAATGAGACGATTGGATCTGAATCAAAACTAAACAAACCATGCATAATGATTTCTCCGAGAGATATCGAACTTTTCAAAGAGGCAGCTGGAAAACTGACTAGCATTTCAGACTGGGAAAATCTTTTCAAGCAAGCTGAAAACTCTAAACTATTTCATGATAGACGTTTTTCTGGTTCATGGTTTTCATTTCCATGGATATTAAAGCTAGAAAATATCAGCGATATACTCAATGGAAAATATTCAATTGCTCACAGTGAAGAATCACGAGTTATTCAAATTGGCCGTGCAGAAAATGAAACTGATGAAGAATATTACAACCGTTTAGATCAAGAATATGAGCAAAGGAACGCAGTATGAATGATAAAATACTGGGCTTCGCAACAGATGCTCTAAGAGATCTTTCTTTGCACTATACGAAAGCTGTAGCAGAAAAAACAATATGCAATTATGCAAATATTCTTTCTCAAGATTTTTCACCGAGTGTAATCAAAAAAGCATGTGATTCAATCAAAGTAAATGCAGGATCTCACTTCCCTAGCATCGCTGAATTCAAATCTATTGCAATCAACTTCGTGCCAAAAGATAAGACACCAGAATATCAAAATGAAGTTACAAGATTGTCACAATGGAAAAAAGAAGAAATGGATCTTCAGAAGATTCGCAACATGCTCAAGAACAAGCTTGGAGATAAGTCACAATCGTTTCTAAAAGATTACATGAGCTCATATTGTGAACATGTATTCAATCTTACTCCTGAATCATGCAAGGACTTAGGGATCTCTCTTTCTCTATTTGAAAAGCCGGCCCTAATAGATCTTAGAGATGCAAATTTCCAACCAAAAGAAGCAATAAAAATTGGAATAAAAAAACACCAGGAAAAATCAACGAAGGACATCGCATGAACACAGAACAAACGAACAAAGAAAGAATCAAGGGTGGATTGTCAGTCTCAGTTCCAAATGGAAAAGAAGTTGAATTTCATCTAGATGGAAAACTTATAAGAGTAAGAAGAGACCGAGCAAAACTTCAGATTCTCGCACCTGAAGAAGTTACGATAATAGGTCCACGCTCAAGGAACTATATTAACAATCTCAGAAAAAGACTCACAGAAAACGGAATTGATTACAGTGACATCGATCGAGGAAAATGTGCATGAGTCAACAAGGGAAAGTGAACTGGTTAACAGTCTTTTTACATTGGGGTGATTTTGCACAAAACATTTATAGCATTACGAAAATAATCGACATGGGTTTCTTACCACTAACTTACACTTGGACAGATGGAACGCATGCAAAACTGGTTGGTAATACTAAAAATGGCACAAGCATTTATAGAATCACAAAAATAACAAAGACTCGATAAAGGGGAAAAAGTGGAAGCAGACGAATTAATAAAAAGAGAACAAGTATTTCAAATGATTATTAATGAATTTTATTCAAATTTGGATAGTGAAACTCCATTTTGCCTAAAAACGATTAATAGCATTGTGGAAGAAAACGTAAAAAAGCAATTTCCTAAAAACTACAAAGAAATTTTGGGAATACAGGAACATGAATAATTAAAAAATGAAAGAACGAAATACTCATCAATATTTACTTGAATCAAACTTAGAACATCGAATGAAGTTCGTTTATCTAAGATTTAATGTACCAGGTTCATTTGATGATTTCTTTCAAGAATACAGACTAACAATTTTAGATGGAAGGGCCAAATCTCAAACTCTTGATCAGTTTGCAATAGATTATTTGAGAAAAAAGCTTGGAAGAAATGGGGAACGACGCCAGGAAAGCATTGTTCTCGAATATTTCGATCAGCAATCAATTGAATTCCCACTTTCTTCCATAGAAACGAATAAGTTCATAAGTAGCTTAATCGGGACAGAAAGAGCTCTTTTTATTTTAAGATTTCAATTTGGATTTACAGAAGCTGAAATGGCCCACGTTTTTTCAATTACACCATCAAGGATTTCACAAGTTTTAAATCAAATTTTAAAGAAGGCAAGAAAATATGGAAGTTAGAAATTATATTGAAGCAAGGATGTACTTCAATAGCAATAGAAAGACATTAAACATCGAAAGACTCATTGAGCTGATAAAAAGCTTAAAAACACTTCTTAAGAGCTCTTTCTTTAGAGAAGAAAAAAACGAAATTCAAGATTTAATTGAAGATGTAGAAATTAGAATCACTGAGATACGAAAGTTTCAGCAAGTTATGAAGCAAAAGAAAGAAGAAAAAGAGAGGATACGAAAAGAAAGCACTTATCAACTTCTCCCCTCTTCAAGAGTCACAGTAATAAGAATGGCCCCAACGAATAGTCTTTTGTTTGATCTTGAATATGAAGCAATTAGTACAGCTCTTATCAAGACAAGAGGGAATAGAACTAAAGCAACTAAAGAGCTTGGAATATCAATTCGAACTCTAAGAAATAAACTTAATGAATATAAGAAGAAAGGACTTTGGCATGAGTATCACGTATCAAGAGTATGTTAAGGGAGCAAAAGAGCTCTTGAGTCAAATAGATTCATACCAATACAAAATTGCAGAAATGGCAATGGCCGTATGTCAAATAAGACATGGAGGAAGGTCAGAGGGTTATTACACTCTGACAGAGTTCTCTAACGATATTGGGATGAACAGAAAAACACTCTCCGAGTGGGTTCATGCATACAGAGATATTTGTCTAAAAATCGATCTCAGAACACCAACACAAGAAGAATGGAGTAAGGCCAATAAAGTCTCACGTCTTCTAAAGAGTGAATTAGCTACAGAAAAAAGTAATAACAACACACAAAAGAGCAAAAGCAACTCAAGAAAAGATGTTTCAAAAGAAAGGATTCAAAAAATTTATAATGAGATTACAAATGACCCTTTTGACACGATATCTAAATTTGAAAGGATCTATGAATCTACACTCTTCGCAAGCAAAACAATTAACAAGATAGATCTTCATAAAATCTCAAATCAAAAATTAAGAAGAACACTCAAAAACATTGTCTCTATAAAAGAGCAGCTGGAGCAATTCCTTTCCAAAGAGAAGGTGGCCCAATGACATGCACAACAGAAAACATGAGATACAAAGAAAGCAAAGAGCTCTTAATCCTAAAACTAAGAGAAAAAGGATTAAGCTACAGACAAATTGAAAAAGAGACAGGTGTTAGCTTTGCATCAGTCGGGAGAATTATTAGAGGTAGAAAAGAATACCCTGAAAAGTTTGAGGATAAGCACTTTAGAAAAGTAGTTTATGAAATTGAAAATCATTCTACCTCTCCATTCAGTGCATACCTACTTTGCTATATGGTTAAGCAATTATACGAAGAGAATTTAAAACTAAAGGAAAAACTATGAGTTGTGTTGTTTGCTTCAATGACAAATGCACTTGCTTAAAAATCAAAGGAAAAAAAATGGGATCACTATTGAAAAAAAACGAAATGATAACTGTAGAAGATATAACGGATTCAGAAAGAGATTCTTGGATCGAGGAAATAGCATCTATTTGTGAATCATATGGAAAATTTCTCGCTCTTGATCCAATGTTAGTATTTGAAGCATTAGAATCAAAAAGAACCTTTTGGTATCCAAACTACTATCATAAAGCGAATTTCCCAGATCTAGAAGGTGTCTTTAAAGCACGTGATATAAACGACCTTTTGAAGAAAATAGATATATCCCAGGGATTTAGATGCCCATTCTGCAAAGCCGTGAGCAAGTCTCCATATAAGTGTGATTCAGGAATTGAGGTCGAAAGAGGGGGGGGAATCATTAAATGCAATTGGAAAAGCTATGGTTTATTCAACACTCTCGGTAGAGGACTGAGAATCATGTTAACGGATAATTTTTTAAATAACCCTTTTGTTGACGAGATCTTTTACCCTGTCTCATTAGAGACAAACAATGCTAGACCAAATCAGTTTCCGGGAAAAATTGATGCACAGAGAGCGAAAACTATCATCCTCAATGGCTTGTTTAGAAACAGAAGCCCCAAAACCTTGAAATAAGAAAAAGGACTATAAATGAGAAAAGCGATTGCCTACAACTGGATGTACTTAAAAAAAATCAAGCTGTCTCCAAGAGGAGTTTATGTA from Halobacteriovorax sp. GB3 includes:
- a CDS encoding Trp family transcriptional regulator — encoded protein: MTCTTENMRYKESKELLILKLREKGLSYRQIEKETGVSFASVGRIIRGRKEYPEKFEDKHFRKVVYEIENHSTSPFSAYLLCYMVKQLYEENLKLKEKL
- a CDS encoding response regulator, encoding MKTILLVDDEAFIRKLMREEIEERFKVNIKEFDCLKKALLYSKNKRPDLIITDYKFENSDLLDAIEHNGKPDCEMVLFTAMGISDVKIKEIGFSFTATKPSFHKMITFLGTVCTSHQKLCS
- a CDS encoding helix-turn-helix transcriptional regulator; translation: MQIKEKYQHKYVAQLIKSKRELNEISQSQLSTTLGYKNGQFISNVERGICALPIKHHVGVCTFLDIEPGELKAATVADFEEQYEHKIAHS
- a CDS encoding helix-turn-helix domain-containing protein translates to MKYCPTQTAIRLRHLREKRRITIKEAAYDLQVSIKTLHKYETRGASGREFLAFVGRAISYYETSSDFVLYGILSTLR
- a CDS encoding helix-turn-helix domain-containing protein, whose protein sequence is MSTRNSRATNVALFKELVGKREYGESYLAIGTGLAPSTITRILHGGHVPGKQTRKLICLYFKVSEDQLFPLSTTQGEAA
- a CDS encoding helix-turn-helix domain-containing protein codes for the protein MNVKKTFSRNLKALRKGKFTQASLAEACDVSHSTIRSYENCVSFPSAEILESLSSILEVPVAKLLDSDDFREKRNEAVHASNSISSVDIQELILPNYLRELSNALEVEQRIAELVDLALRDPHAIDPDDEDEMFSYLTRNETLNNRARIIALENMYTKAGKFFVRAHWARDDDPVNVSKEVKAKSKASGD
- a CDS encoding helix-turn-helix domain-containing protein, which gives rise to MNDNDFFILLGTELKKLRSKNNFTLKQVSDYSGISISYLSAIELGEKQVSLSYLRTLCEFYEVELWKLIKKVTI